In the Estrella lausannensis genome, one interval contains:
- the ispG gene encoding (E)-4-hydroxy-3-methylbut-2-enyl-diphosphate synthase encodes MKYCESIFQTKRWKTREVMVGDVGVGGNNPVRIQSMTTSSTRDVEATIQQIIKLADSGCEIARITVQGMKEADACEEIKNGLIRRGYTIPLVADIHFFPPAAMRVIDFVDKVRVNPGNFVDKRASFKTIEYDDTSYAKEIEKIREKFSPLVEKCKKLKRAMRIGTNHGSLSDRIMNRFGDTPQGMVESAFEFARICREMDYHDFIFSMKSSNPQVMILAYRLLVAEMMKLGWDYPIHLGVTEAGEGEDGRVKSAMGIGTLLLDGIGDTIRVSLTEDAWKEIDPCKRLVALAKSYEGKGVEPFQEKFRSVEAIRRRQVSHPKNIAMHRDGTVIVNAEESRFKTPELFTDLGCDIKGGIPRLKASSADGLVIKETLKDPKSQQLIDLLTDTGISTFSMGSENKTIAIKELRDLQKPDRKEVHPLALMNQKEAPLAVVVRDEPMESWSVIQEKKPALLFLAPSDDRLHKSRRFFDWLQERELDIPVILSFEYRLSREDLIIHVAAECGALLCDGLGDGIWIQGDYETAFIRELSFSILQAARMRTSKTDFISCPSCGRTLFDIQEVSKRIRSKTAHLPGVKIAIMGCIVNGPGEMADADFGYVGSKPGKIDLYIGKECVEKDINFDEADQRLIDLIKKHGRWVEPEVEELESIPSLV; translated from the coding sequence ATGAAATATTGTGAATCCATTTTCCAGACGAAGCGCTGGAAAACACGGGAAGTGATGGTGGGAGATGTCGGTGTGGGAGGAAACAACCCTGTCCGCATCCAATCGATGACGACATCGAGCACACGTGATGTCGAAGCGACTATCCAGCAGATCATTAAGCTCGCCGATTCTGGCTGCGAAATTGCGCGTATTACCGTCCAGGGGATGAAAGAAGCGGACGCGTGCGAAGAGATCAAAAATGGCCTTATCCGGAGAGGGTACACAATCCCCTTAGTTGCCGATATCCACTTCTTTCCCCCCGCGGCGATGCGGGTCATCGACTTTGTCGACAAAGTGCGCGTCAACCCGGGAAACTTCGTCGACAAGCGCGCTTCCTTCAAAACCATTGAATACGATGACACCTCCTACGCCAAAGAGATCGAGAAGATCCGGGAGAAATTCAGTCCACTGGTTGAGAAATGTAAAAAGCTCAAGCGTGCCATGCGGATCGGAACCAACCACGGTTCCCTCTCAGACCGCATCATGAATCGATTCGGCGATACTCCGCAAGGCATGGTGGAGTCTGCTTTCGAGTTTGCCCGCATTTGCCGGGAGATGGACTACCACGACTTTATATTCTCGATGAAATCCTCCAACCCGCAAGTGATGATTTTGGCCTACCGTCTGCTCGTTGCGGAGATGATGAAGCTTGGCTGGGATTATCCTATACACCTCGGTGTAACGGAAGCCGGTGAGGGAGAGGATGGACGTGTAAAATCAGCCATGGGCATCGGCACTCTTCTTCTCGACGGCATCGGCGACACGATCCGCGTTTCGTTGACGGAAGACGCTTGGAAAGAGATCGATCCTTGCAAACGCTTAGTTGCTCTCGCAAAAAGCTACGAAGGAAAAGGCGTTGAACCATTCCAGGAAAAATTTCGATCGGTCGAAGCGATCAGAAGAAGACAGGTATCCCACCCAAAAAATATCGCCATGCACCGTGACGGCACCGTGATCGTCAACGCAGAAGAGAGCCGGTTCAAAACGCCGGAACTCTTCACTGACTTAGGATGCGATATCAAGGGAGGCATCCCAAGGCTCAAGGCTTCATCCGCCGATGGACTTGTCATCAAGGAAACGCTTAAAGATCCAAAGAGCCAGCAGCTCATCGATCTTTTAACCGATACCGGAATCAGCACTTTCTCGATGGGTTCAGAAAACAAAACGATTGCCATCAAAGAGCTCAGGGATCTGCAAAAACCGGATCGCAAAGAGGTACACCCCCTCGCGCTGATGAATCAAAAAGAGGCGCCTCTGGCTGTGGTTGTACGTGATGAGCCGATGGAGTCGTGGAGCGTCATCCAAGAGAAAAAACCCGCTCTGCTATTCTTAGCCCCCTCTGACGACCGCCTGCACAAAAGCAGAAGATTTTTCGATTGGCTGCAAGAGCGGGAACTCGATATTCCGGTCATCCTAAGCTTTGAGTATCGCTTAAGCCGAGAAGATCTCATCATCCATGTCGCTGCTGAATGTGGTGCGCTGCTTTGCGATGGTCTTGGAGACGGAATTTGGATCCAGGGAGATTACGAGACGGCGTTTATCCGCGAGCTGAGCTTCAGTATTCTCCAGGCCGCCAGGATGCGCACCTCCAAAACAGACTTTATCTCCTGTCCAAGCTGCGGGAGAACCCTCTTTGATATTCAGGAAGTTTCCAAGCGGATCCGCTCCAAGACGGCGCACCTGCCGGGAGTCAAAATCGCCATCATGGGCTGCATCGTGAACGGACCCGGTGAGATGGCGGACGCCGACTTCGGCTATGTCGGCTCGAAGCCCGGGAAAATCGACCTCTATATCGGTAAAGAGTGTGTTGAAAAAGATATTAACTTTGACGAAGCAGATCAAAGGTTAATCGACCTCATCAAAAAACACGGCAGATGGGTGGAGCCTGAAGTAGAAGAGCTGGAAT